A part of Limihaloglobus sulfuriphilus genomic DNA contains:
- a CDS encoding alpha-L-rhamnosidase C-terminal domain-containing protein — translation MKAKWIWHHSRSAYNDTIIAKKNIRLTKFDSAKIKITADSYYRLCINGQWVGDGPCRSWHSHFQYDVIDAGIYLQKGDNEITIIARHFGIGDFHGDYQRPGLLFEMEVSRGKKTSLIISDKTWKTAAAKQYISETPKVSIQMEPAELVDARLDKNLRFTPAKEICSADKGPWQGLIPRDIPLLTLQPYSLKRFVDSNVVDTPGESFCVPAARLCGRGIIPSNCNTETACGMATLIEFRKPATLTVKSHEMRISVDGRTNKTGKYRLSAGRHLIFAMSENLIPFHSHDWTISVGANAAYKLINPLKSGFENPWAWIRLKGYSFSKDDTWWPFLEDKDPELGLLQDRYKKQKNSLFKKVKDKKSLLENLEQSLKTLSSKRMFVENTGWKFQNREIQKSCADVSSPAACISDNADVTVVKPSPEGDVELIYDLGTQNLGFWEFDLEADAGVVVDIFGVEYIFDDSRPQRTLNNINGLRYITKQGRNCYTSIKSRSGRYLYVTLRNVKNPVKIRRVGMIESTYPVQYKASFECSNPNLERIWEISEYTVKLCMQDTYVDCPLYEQTLWVGDARNESLFGNLLFGADDIALRCIRLAAESLEKYPIVNSQVPSSWGCLLPAWSFLWGISVWDHYWYTGDKKFLKDYMPYVKKNLEGALSFINDDGLYSAPHWNLFDWTDIDQGHNTVFHSSLLLAGALQAAVKCAQVTGEKEFQRLWQQEYDKLKDSINKFWDKDKRSYPDSIHNDGSISKSISQHTSFLSLLYDVCEQDMVQDCIKNTAQPSAEMIKVGSPFAIFYQYDCLEKLGLYDAIFDSIHKKYLPMIQSGATTVWECFPNSSVGDEHTDGGPTRSHCHAWSSAPVYFISRIILGIRQSSPGCESYDISPWVNNLDYAKGSIATANGEIRLNWQRDGKTLSVNYSLPSGVKARFVPNESHKGLKVIVNGRKQRA, via the coding sequence ATGAAAGCAAAATGGATATGGCATCACAGCCGCAGCGCGTATAACGATACAATAATTGCAAAAAAAAATATCAGGCTCACGAAATTTGATTCGGCTAAAATCAAAATAACCGCTGACAGCTATTACCGGCTTTGTATCAACGGCCAGTGGGTCGGCGACGGCCCGTGCCGAAGCTGGCACAGCCATTTCCAATATGACGTGATAGATGCCGGGATTTATCTTCAAAAGGGTGATAACGAGATAACAATAATAGCCCGCCATTTTGGTATTGGCGATTTTCACGGCGATTATCAGCGTCCGGGACTGCTTTTTGAGATGGAAGTCAGCCGCGGCAAAAAGACTTCGCTGATCATCAGCGATAAGACATGGAAGACTGCCGCCGCTAAGCAGTATATCAGCGAAACGCCGAAAGTATCTATCCAGATGGAGCCGGCTGAGTTAGTTGATGCCAGGCTTGATAAAAACCTGCGGTTTACGCCGGCAAAAGAAATATGTTCCGCGGACAAAGGGCCGTGGCAGGGTCTGATTCCCCGCGATATACCGCTGCTGACTCTACAGCCATATTCATTAAAGCGGTTTGTGGATTCAAATGTTGTAGATACCCCGGGTGAGAGCTTCTGTGTTCCCGCCGCAAGACTCTGCGGCCGCGGCATTATCCCGAGCAACTGCAACACAGAGACAGCCTGCGGTATGGCAACCCTGATTGAGTTTCGCAAACCGGCGACTTTGACAGTAAAAAGCCATGAAATGCGTATATCCGTTGACGGAAGGACTAACAAGACAGGTAAATACAGACTCTCCGCCGGCAGGCATTTAATCTTTGCGATGTCTGAGAATCTAATTCCGTTCCATTCACATGACTGGACAATATCTGTTGGCGCCAATGCCGCATATAAGTTGATAAATCCTCTTAAATCGGGCTTTGAAAATCCATGGGCCTGGATAAGGCTCAAGGGATACAGCTTCAGCAAAGATGATACGTGGTGGCCGTTCCTGGAGGATAAAGACCCTGAACTGGGGTTGCTGCAAGACAGATATAAAAAGCAGAAAAACTCTCTGTTCAAGAAAGTTAAAGACAAAAAATCGCTTTTGGAAAATCTGGAACAGTCACTGAAAACCCTTTCATCAAAACGGATGTTTGTAGAGAATACCGGCTGGAAGTTTCAGAACAGAGAGATTCAGAAATCTTGTGCTGATGTCTCCTCGCCGGCGGCATGTATCAGTGACAACGCAGATGTTACTGTTGTTAAGCCCTCGCCCGAGGGTGACGTTGAGCTTATATATGATCTTGGAACGCAGAACCTGGGTTTCTGGGAGTTTGATCTCGAGGCGGATGCCGGCGTTGTTGTAGATATCTTTGGCGTTGAATACATATTTGATGATTCCCGCCCGCAGAGGACATTGAATAATATTAACGGACTGCGGTATATAACAAAACAGGGGCGAAACTGTTACACTTCGATTAAATCCCGTTCCGGCAGGTATCTGTATGTAACTCTGCGAAACGTCAAAAACCCTGTCAAAATACGCCGCGTAGGCATGATTGAATCTACATATCCCGTGCAGTATAAAGCCTCTTTTGAGTGCAGTAACCCAAATCTTGAGCGTATATGGGAGATCTCCGAGTACACGGTAAAACTCTGTATGCAGGATACATACGTTGACTGTCCGCTGTATGAGCAGACACTCTGGGTGGGCGATGCCAGGAATGAGTCGCTCTTTGGCAATCTGCTTTTCGGGGCCGATGATATAGCCCTTCGCTGTATAAGGCTCGCGGCGGAATCACTGGAAAAGTACCCGATAGTTAACAGCCAGGTGCCCAGCAGCTGGGGCTGTCTGTTGCCGGCATGGAGTTTTCTCTGGGGTATTTCTGTCTGGGACCATTACTGGTACACCGGAGACAAAAAGTTCCTCAAAGATTATATGCCCTATGTAAAAAAGAATCTTGAAGGGGCTCTGAGTTTTATCAATGATGACGGATTGTATTCGGCGCCGCACTGGAATTTGTTTGACTGGACAGATATCGATCAGGGTCATAATACAGTCTTTCATTCGTCTCTTCTGCTGGCGGGGGCTCTTCAGGCGGCGGTAAAATGTGCCCAGGTTACCGGAGAAAAAGAATTTCAGAGACTCTGGCAGCAGGAATACGACAAACTCAAAGACAGCATCAACAAATTCTGGGACAAAGACAAGAGATCATACCCGGACAGCATACATAATGACGGCTCAATCAGCAAGTCAATAAGCCAGCACACAAGTTTTCTTTCGCTGCTTTATGATGTCTGTGAGCAGGATATGGTTCAGGACTGCATAAAGAATACCGCCCAGCCGTCCGCGGAAATGATAAAAGTCGGCTCACCCTTCGCGATATTCTATCAGTATGACTGCCTGGAGAAGCTGGGCCTTTATGACGCGATATTTGATTCGATACACAAGAAGTACCTGCCTATGATTCAGTCGGGAGCGACTACGGTGTGGGAATGTTTCCCCAACAGCAGCGTTGGTGATGAACACACTGACGGCGGCCCGACCCGCAGTCACTGCCACGCGTGGTCATCTGCTCCGGTGTATTTCATCTCTCGGATTATACTTGGAATACGGCAAAGCTCGCCGGGCTGCGAGTCTTATGATATCAGCCCGTGGGTAAATAACTTAGACTATGCCAAAGGAAGTATCGCGACGG
- a CDS encoding DUF4340 domain-containing protein, whose protein sequence is MTDKKLTTLGIIAVVMVVLAVIVSQAVKKRPAPSGSVDYLIQGLNPESINKISIKSADDELVIQKSQGKFVIPSKSSYPAKVSAVNTLITDLMDIRVKEQVTDNQDNYADLEVTEETAANTVKLLGNEDSVITGISIGKSADGGGVYVKMLDDANVYLTQSRPWIRTSATDYMDTQLADVKKDDIEYVQVKSADGSYRITNAGGGPELSDVPEGRKAKQSELNSILGALSYLSFSDVAAAADKSDLKFDSAFVCRLKDTTVYTFDIAKDGEDTYLKVKAEFTGDTQIMKERREESEEELKEKEAKLLAIENAQNYAARHKGWVYKIESYSAEKLIKPYDSLLEEPEPETEDKAEAEAGEPESAPEKNESKPVSQEE, encoded by the coding sequence ATGACAGATAAAAAACTGACAACATTAGGCATAATTGCGGTAGTGATGGTCGTTCTGGCGGTTATTGTATCGCAGGCCGTTAAGAAGAGGCCGGCCCCAAGCGGCAGCGTTGATTATTTGATTCAGGGGCTCAACCCCGAATCGATCAACAAGATATCCATAAAATCCGCTGATGATGAGCTGGTAATCCAAAAATCGCAGGGAAAATTTGTTATCCCCTCTAAAAGCTCGTATCCGGCAAAAGTAAGCGCGGTAAACACCCTTATAACCGACTTGATGGATATACGGGTTAAAGAGCAGGTTACGGATAATCAGGATAATTACGCCGACCTCGAAGTTACCGAAGAAACCGCCGCGAACACGGTCAAGCTGCTTGGAAACGAAGATTCAGTCATAACAGGTATATCAATAGGCAAATCTGCCGACGGCGGCGGCGTTTATGTGAAGATGCTTGACGATGCCAATGTCTATCTGACGCAAAGCAGGCCTTGGATACGTACATCTGCGACAGATTATATGGATACCCAGCTTGCCGATGTCAAGAAAGATGACATAGAGTACGTTCAGGTCAAGTCCGCCGACGGTTCTTACCGTATTACAAATGCCGGTGGCGGGCCGGAATTATCAGATGTGCCTGAGGGAAGAAAGGCAAAGCAAAGTGAGCTTAATTCTATCCTCGGAGCTTTGAGCTATCTGAGTTTCAGCGATGTCGCCGCGGCGGCGGATAAATCTGATTTAAAGTTTGATTCGGCTTTTGTATGCAGACTCAAGGATACCACGGTCTATACATTTGATATAGCCAAAGACGGCGAAGATACTTACCTCAAAGTAAAAGCGGAGTTTACAGGCGATACGCAGATAATGAAAGAACGCCGCGAGGAATCAGAAGAAGAGCTCAAGGAAAAAGAAGCAAAACTTCTGGCCATCGAAAACGCCCAGAACTACGCCGCCAGGCATAAGGGCTGGGTTTATAAAATAGAGTCATACTCAGCTGAAAAACTGATCAAACCGTATGACTCTCTTCTGGAAGAGCCGGAGCCGGAAACTGAAGACAAGGCAGAGGCAGAAGCGGGAGAGCCCGAATCTGCCCCGGAGAAAAATGAAAGCAAACCGGTTTCACAGGAAGAATAG
- a CDS encoding GldG family protein → MNRTIKAILAVLFILIITFSAITITENIGRGLKADITEQKIYTLSDGTKSILSRINQPIDIELYYASTAAVKGPDQIKFYNNYFEFVRSLLEEYETAAGGMINLEVIDPRPYSDEESTALAAGLKKFPITQDENFFFGLILKTGFGVQKTIPFFSPDRQNFVEYDISFLIDTAITREKKKIGVLSSLPVMGDDVTGYMAQMMRMQGQQPKEAWGFVGQLRQQFEVETVPADTEEISGIDILLVIHPKDLEEKTLFAIDQYIVKGGRAIVCVDPHCFADQPDRQAAMQGMPQSQASNMPELLKSWGLSMQPNTFAADMQLAQLTPLGQDQRPVKLIGLLGLERGCFNEDLAMSSDLNDVRVLFAGVLKDIREEDSPLQLDPILMTTSKGNSISVSGSYELMYPDPDRLLNKFYPGTEPVYMGYRISGNIKSAFPEGIDITVESEEGEESNQDSDQAQPQTKHLEAVAQGSDCGVIVYSDVDFISDMLAFQRTFLGMASVGDNNTLLLNSIEDLSGSSDLMKIRSRGNYRRPFEVVDEIEAQAEAETAEEEKKITAQIEGFQKELQEIVSSAKQGEEDIVGSAILEQKKALELKIREAEKRLQQVKLQRREKIEELGNKLRNINMLLAPAIILVVAIVLAVYRSLKRRHYIANVNKQ, encoded by the coding sequence ATGAACAGAACAATAAAAGCAATACTGGCCGTTTTGTTTATTCTCATAATTACCTTTTCGGCCATAACAATTACAGAAAATATCGGCAGGGGCCTAAAGGCAGATATTACCGAACAGAAGATTTACACCCTCTCAGACGGTACTAAATCCATACTATCCAGGATCAATCAGCCTATTGACATCGAGCTTTATTACGCAAGTACAGCCGCTGTCAAAGGTCCCGACCAGATAAAATTCTATAACAATTACTTCGAATTTGTGCGCTCGCTTCTTGAGGAGTATGAAACCGCCGCCGGCGGAATGATAAACCTCGAGGTGATCGACCCGCGGCCGTATTCTGATGAAGAAAGCACGGCGCTGGCTGCCGGGCTGAAAAAATTCCCGATAACCCAGGATGAGAATTTCTTCTTCGGGCTTATTCTTAAGACCGGTTTTGGTGTTCAGAAAACGATACCGTTTTTCTCGCCTGACAGGCAGAATTTCGTAGAATACGATATCAGCTTCCTGATTGACACCGCCATTACCCGTGAGAAGAAAAAGATCGGCGTATTGAGCTCTCTGCCGGTTATGGGTGATGATGTTACCGGCTACATGGCGCAGATGATGCGGATGCAGGGACAGCAGCCCAAAGAGGCCTGGGGGTTTGTCGGGCAGCTTAGACAGCAGTTTGAAGTAGAGACTGTTCCTGCCGATACCGAGGAAATCTCCGGCATCGATATCCTGCTGGTGATACATCCAAAAGATCTTGAAGAAAAGACGCTTTTCGCAATAGATCAGTATATAGTTAAGGGCGGCAGGGCTATTGTCTGTGTTGATCCTCACTGTTTTGCCGATCAGCCCGACCGTCAGGCGGCTATGCAGGGTATGCCTCAGTCACAGGCTTCCAATATGCCCGAGCTGCTCAAGAGCTGGGGGCTTAGTATGCAGCCAAATACATTCGCCGCGGATATGCAGCTTGCACAGCTGACACCGCTGGGACAGGATCAGAGGCCGGTTAAGCTAATCGGCCTGCTGGGGCTGGAGCGGGGCTGTTTCAACGAGGATCTGGCTATGTCGTCGGATCTCAATGATGTGCGTGTTCTTTTTGCCGGTGTGCTCAAAGACATCCGTGAAGAAGATTCGCCGCTGCAGCTTGATCCGATCCTGATGACAACTTCAAAGGGTAACAGTATCTCGGTCAGCGGCTCTTATGAGCTGATGTACCCCGATCCGGACAGACTGTTAAATAAATTCTATCCTGGTACAGAGCCTGTTTATATGGGCTACCGGATAAGCGGCAATATTAAATCCGCTTTCCCTGAGGGCATTGATATTACAGTTGAATCCGAAGAAGGCGAAGAATCCAATCAGGATTCAGACCAGGCGCAGCCGCAGACAAAGCATCTTGAGGCAGTTGCCCAGGGCAGTGACTGCGGGGTTATTGTTTACAGCGACGTTGACTTTATCTCGGATATGCTTGCTTTCCAGAGGACTTTCCTTGGGATGGCATCGGTCGGCGACAACAATACTCTTCTGCTCAACTCTATCGAAGATCTCAGCGGTTCCAGCGATCTTATGAAGATACGCAGCCGCGGCAATTACCGCCGTCCGTTTGAGGTTGTCGATGAGATAGAGGCTCAGGCCGAGGCTGAGACCGCTGAAGAAGAGAAAAAGATCACAGCCCAGATCGAAGGCTTCCAGAAAGAGCTTCAGGAAATTGTCTCTTCTGCCAAACAGGGAGAAGAAGACATCGTCGGAAGTGCTATTCTTGAGCAGAAAAAGGCCTTAGAGCTCAAGATCCGCGAGGCCGAGAAACGGCTTCAGCAGGTCAAGCTCCAGCGCCGCGAAAAGATTGAAGAGCTTGGAAACAAACTTCGCAACATCAATATGCTGCTGGCACCGGCGATAATACTGGTTGTGGCGATTGTGCTCGCGGTTTACCGCTCGCTCAAGAGAAGGCATTATATAGCGAATGTAAATAAACAATAA
- a CDS encoding ABC transporter permease translates to MSGFLAVFKRELKGYFATPVAYVFLVIFLFFSGYIPFKQGFFENRQLDMRLFFVNMPLLFIFIVPSVSMRLWAEERKSGSIELLLSLPITVKQAVLGKFLAAWLFLVIALLLTLPFPLTLAWLGDPDGGLIFAGYVSAALMAGGFLAIGSFFSAVSRNQVISFILAVVACSVLVFAGMPTTMNFLSSFLPNGLVNAISQLSFLQHFDSMQKGLIRFSDLAYFVILIIGWIAACGYILEERKAN, encoded by the coding sequence ATGAGTGGTTTTCTTGCAGTATTTAAAAGGGAACTGAAGGGATACTTCGCGACACCGGTAGCTTATGTGTTCCTTGTAATATTTTTGTTTTTTTCCGGTTATATCCCCTTTAAACAGGGTTTCTTTGAAAACAGGCAGCTCGATATGAGGCTGTTTTTTGTCAATATGCCGCTGCTGTTTATATTTATCGTGCCGTCGGTGTCGATGAGATTGTGGGCAGAAGAGCGTAAAAGCGGCTCTATTGAACTTCTGCTTTCTTTGCCGATAACAGTAAAACAAGCCGTACTGGGCAAATTCCTGGCGGCGTGGCTGTTTCTGGTGATAGCCCTGCTGCTGACGCTGCCGTTTCCGCTGACCCTTGCGTGGCTGGGCGATCCGGACGGCGGGCTGATCTTTGCCGGCTATGTCAGCGCAGCTCTTATGGCGGGCGGATTTCTGGCGATCGGCAGTTTCTTCTCAGCGGTGAGCCGGAATCAGGTAATCAGCTTTATTCTGGCAGTTGTGGCCTGTTCTGTGCTGGTCTTTGCCGGTATGCCTACGACGATGAACTTTTTATCATCATTTCTGCCAAACGGGCTGGTCAACGCAATCTCACAGCTAAGCTTCCTGCAGCACTTTGATTCGATGCAGAAGGGGCTGATAAGGTTCAGTGATCTGGCTTATTTCGTTATCCTGATAATCGGCTGGATAGCAGCGTGCGGTTATATTCTTGAAGAAAGGAAGGCTAACTGA